A genomic stretch from Helianthus annuus cultivar XRQ/B chromosome 1, HanXRQr2.0-SUNRISE, whole genome shotgun sequence includes:
- the LOC110935943 gene encoding protein PHR1-LIKE 1-like isoform X3, giving the protein MAIEGKKLSENGEKKKYRTARYKPEPSAEGPSEKKPTPTQDLSSLDLKTSSEMTKALRLLCLQVEVQKRLHEQLEIYFFITWDSFLGLFFYYSFPFFMLIISKLN; this is encoded by the exons ATGGCTATCGAGGGAAAAAAGCTGAGCGAAAATGGTGAGAAGAAG AAATATCGGACAGCTCGATACAAACCTGAACCTTCTGCAGAAG GACCTTCCGAGAAAAAGCCTACTCCAACGCAGGATTTATCGTCATTGGATTTGAAAAC GAGTTCAGAGATGACTAAAGCGTTACGTCTGTTATGTCTACAGGTGGAAGTTCAAAAAAGACTACACGAGCAACTTGAGATATacttttttataacttgggattcCTTTTTGGGACTATTTTTTTACTACAGTTTTCCTTTTTTCATGTTAATAATCAGTAAGTTGAATTAG
- the LOC110935943 gene encoding protein PHR1-LIKE 1-like isoform X2 yields the protein MVRRSFSDSDCVPIAISTILYPFPVRMIRNIEHRVYMLLFFLQKYRTARYKPEPSAEGPSEKKPTPTQDLSSLDLKTSSEMTKALRLLCLQVEVQKRLHEQLEIYFFITWDSFLGLFFYYSFPFFMLIISKLN from the exons ATGGTGAGAAGAAG TTTCAGCGATTCGGATTGCGTACCAATAGCGATCAGTACGATTTTGTACCCGTTTCCAGTTCGAATGATCCGTAACATAGAACACAG AGTATATATGCTTCTGTTTTTTCTACAGAAATATCGGACAGCTCGATACAAACCTGAACCTTCTGCAGAAG GACCTTCCGAGAAAAAGCCTACTCCAACGCAGGATTTATCGTCATTGGATTTGAAAAC GAGTTCAGAGATGACTAAAGCGTTACGTCTGTTATGTCTACAGGTGGAAGTTCAAAAAAGACTACACGAGCAACTTGAGATATacttttttataacttgggattcCTTTTTGGGACTATTTTTTTACTACAGTTTTCCTTTTTTCATGTTAATAATCAGTAAGTTGAATTAG
- the LOC110935943 gene encoding uncharacterized protein LOC110935943 isoform X1: MFTNTIFLLSRLLRVSCFKLLLGIDVDMLQNNMIIHNSETISFSDSDCVPIAISTILYPFPVRMIRNIEHRVYMLLFFLQKYRTARYKPEPSAEGPSEKKPTPTQDLSSLDLKTSSEMTKALRLLCLQVEVQKRLHEQLEIYFFITWDSFLGLFFYYSFPFFMLIISKLN, encoded by the exons ATGTTTACAAACACAATTTTTTTGTTAAGTAGATTATTAAGGGTATCTTGTTTTAAACTGCTACTGGGGATAGATGTTGATATGCTTCAAAATAATATGATTATTCATAATTCGGAAACTATCAGTTTCAGCGATTCGGATTGCGTACCAATAGCGATCAGTACGATTTTGTACCCGTTTCCAGTTCGAATGATCCGTAACATAGAACACAG AGTATATATGCTTCTGTTTTTTCTACAGAAATATCGGACAGCTCGATACAAACCTGAACCTTCTGCAGAAG GACCTTCCGAGAAAAAGCCTACTCCAACGCAGGATTTATCGTCATTGGATTTGAAAAC GAGTTCAGAGATGACTAAAGCGTTACGTCTGTTATGTCTACAGGTGGAAGTTCAAAAAAGACTACACGAGCAACTTGAGATATacttttttataacttgggattcCTTTTTGGGACTATTTTTTTACTACAGTTTTCCTTTTTTCATGTTAATAATCAGTAAGTTGAATTAG